A DNA window from Novosphingobium sp. RL4 contains the following coding sequences:
- the purT gene encoding formate-dependent phosphoribosylglycinamide formyltransferase produces MAFTAKILLLGSGELGREFVISAKRLGCQVVACDAYEGAPAMQVADQFEVFSMLDGERLRAAIEKHRPDFIVPEVEAIRTEVLAEVEAEGFCVVPSARATQMTMNRDRIREVAATELGLRTSRYRYAENLDEVMAGAAHTGLPCVIKPVMSSSGKGQSTVRDAADLEKAWDYAVSNMRGDRARVIVEEFVDFDYEITLLTVRSREGVSFCPPIGHRQERGDYQESWQPTPMAPSAIADAQDMARKVVDDLGGYGIFGVEFFVKGEDVIFSELSPRPHDTGMVTLISQNLSEFDLHARAILGLPIPEITLHGPSASAVILADRVSDSFAYEGQADALATPGGQVDLRLFAKPTTRPYRRMGATLALAGDTDSARRIAAEAAAKVRIVYE; encoded by the coding sequence ATGGCATTCACCGCGAAGATCCTGTTGCTCGGCTCGGGCGAACTGGGCCGCGAATTCGTGATCTCGGCCAAGCGGCTCGGCTGTCAGGTTGTGGCCTGCGACGCTTATGAGGGCGCGCCTGCCATGCAGGTGGCGGACCAGTTCGAGGTGTTCTCCATGCTCGATGGCGAGCGCCTGCGTGCCGCCATCGAGAAGCACCGGCCCGATTTCATCGTCCCCGAGGTTGAGGCGATCCGCACCGAGGTGCTGGCGGAAGTGGAGGCCGAGGGTTTCTGCGTCGTGCCGTCCGCGCGCGCGACCCAGATGACGATGAACCGCGACCGTATCCGCGAAGTGGCGGCGACGGAACTCGGCCTGCGGACTTCGCGCTATCGCTATGCCGAGAACCTGGATGAGGTCATGGCCGGCGCCGCGCACACGGGGCTGCCTTGCGTCATCAAGCCGGTCATGTCGTCATCGGGCAAGGGCCAGAGCACGGTGCGCGATGCCGCCGATCTGGAGAAGGCGTGGGACTACGCCGTGTCCAACATGCGCGGTGACCGTGCGCGCGTGATCGTGGAGGAGTTCGTCGATTTCGATTACGAGATCACCCTCCTGACCGTGCGCAGCCGCGAGGGCGTGTCGTTCTGCCCGCCGATCGGCCACCGACAGGAGCGCGGCGATTACCAGGAATCCTGGCAGCCGACGCCGATGGCGCCCTCCGCCATCGCCGATGCGCAGGACATGGCGCGCAAGGTCGTGGACGATCTTGGCGGTTACGGCATTTTCGGCGTGGAGTTCTTCGTGAAGGGCGAGGATGTGATCTTCTCCGAGCTCTCGCCGCGCCCGCACGATACCGGGATGGTCACGCTCATCTCGCAGAACCTTTCCGAGTTCGACCTCCACGCGCGCGCGATTCTCGGCCTGCCGATCCCGGAAATCACCCTGCATGGGCCCAGCGCCTCGGCGGTGATCCTGGCTGACCGGGTGTCCGATTCCTTCGCTTACGAAGGCCAGGCAGATGCGCTGGCGACGCCGGGCGGCCAAGTGGACCTGCGCCTTTTCGCCAAGCCCACGACGCGGCCCTATCGCCGGATGGGCGCGACGCTGGCGCTCGCCGGAGATACAGACAGCGCACGCCGGATCGCGGCGGAAGCCGCCGCGAAAGTGCGCATCGTTTACGAATAA
- a CDS encoding TIGR02300 family protein, with product MAKPEWGAKHGCPKCGTRFYDLGKDDPVTCIECGNSWQPEPVLKSKQPIPYEEIQKKEVVETEDSDLAEDDLDIDDDGDSPDNDVDLGGDDDLGIGAGDDDGDRDE from the coding sequence ATGGCAAAGCCTGAATGGGGCGCCAAGCACGGCTGCCCGAAATGCGGCACCCGCTTCTACGACCTGGGCAAGGATGACCCGGTTACCTGCATCGAGTGCGGTAATTCCTGGCAGCCGGAACCGGTTCTGAAGTCGAAGCAGCCGATTCCCTATGAGGAAATCCAGAAGAAGGAAGTCGTCGAGACCGAGGATTCGGATCTCGCCGAAGACGATCTGGACATCGACGACGACGGCGATTCGCCGGACAACGACGTCGATCTCGGCGGCGATGACGATCTCGGCATCGGCGCGGGCGACGACGACGGCGACCGGGACGAGTAA
- a CDS encoding d(CMP) kinase, producing the protein MIIAVDGPTASGKGTIAKALSRHFGLPHLDTGLLYRAVGRQCFLDGGNPDDPAAALAACTFADGLLEDPELRSEATGGLASRASVHPAVRQALFERQRSFATQAGGAVLDGRDIGTVIAPEAGVKLFVVASVTARAQRRFLEMQAQGRTVSLEEIEADLAARDERDRNRKDAPLVAADDAVVLDTSELGRDEAIAAAVAIAGKAAAVLP; encoded by the coding sequence ATGATCATCGCCGTAGACGGACCCACCGCCTCGGGCAAAGGCACTATCGCCAAAGCCCTTTCCCGCCATTTCGGGCTGCCTCACCTCGATACCGGGCTGCTTTATCGCGCGGTGGGGCGGCAGTGCTTCCTCGATGGCGGCAATCCTGACGACCCGGCCGCCGCGCTTGCCGCCTGCACATTCGCCGACGGGCTGCTCGAAGACCCCGAACTGCGCTCCGAAGCCACCGGCGGGCTGGCAAGCCGCGCCTCGGTGCATCCCGCCGTGCGCCAGGCCCTTTTCGAACGCCAGCGCAGCTTCGCCACGCAGGCCGGCGGCGCCGTGCTTGACGGCCGCGACATCGGCACCGTGATCGCGCCGGAAGCGGGGGTGAAACTCTTCGTCGTCGCATCCGTCACCGCCCGCGCCCAGCGCCGCTTCCTGGAGATGCAGGCGCAGGGCCGCACGGTCTCCCTTGAAGAGATCGAGGCCGATCTCGCCGCCCGCGACGAACGCGACCGCAACCGCAAGGACGCCCCGCTTGTCGCCGCCGACGACGCCGTCGTTCTCGACACCTCGGAACTGGGCCGTGACGAGGCGATCGCCGCTGCCGTGGCCATCGCCGGGAAGGCCGCTGCGGTCCTTCCCTGA
- the rpsP gene encoding 30S ribosomal protein S16, with amino-acid sequence MSVSIRLSRGGAKKRPYYKIVVSNSRAPRDGKYLEQVGTYNPVLAKEDENRVRLVEDRVRYWLGVGAQPTDRVARLLDKAGIKERAATVNPNKAEPGKKAKDRAEEKAEKLREAEEAAAAAAAAPAEEAPAEAAAEESTEA; translated from the coding sequence ATGTCCGTTTCGATCCGTCTGTCGCGCGGTGGCGCGAAGAAGCGTCCTTACTACAAGATCGTCGTCTCCAACTCGCGCGCTCCGCGCGACGGCAAGTATCTTGAGCAGGTCGGCACCTACAACCCGGTCCTCGCCAAGGAAGACGAGAACCGCGTGCGTCTGGTCGAGGACCGCGTTCGCTACTGGCTCGGCGTTGGCGCACAGCCGACCGACCGCGTTGCCCGCCTGCTCGACAAGGCCGGCATCAAGGAACGCGCCGCCACCGTGAACCCGAACAAGGCTGAGCCGGGCAAGAAGGCCAAGGACCGCGCCGAGGAAAAGGCCGAGAAGCTGCGCGAAGCTGAAGAAGCCGCTGCTGCGGCAGCTGCTGCTCCGGCCGAGGAAGCTCCGGCTGAAGCAGCCGCTGAGGAATCGACCGAAGCCTAA
- the aroA gene encoding 3-phosphoshikimate 1-carboxyvinyltransferase, which translates to MRPRRFLPAGPLKGRIRVPGDKSISHRSIMLGALAVGETRVTGLLEGEDVLATAAAMRAMGASVERIGEGEWRVNGVGVGALLQPESPLDMGNSGTSTRLLMGLVASHPIHVSFTGDASLSKRPMGRVIDPLSEMGASFEASEGGRLPLIVRGASPAVPITYRLPVASAQVKSAVLLAGLNTPGITTVIEPVPTRDHSERMLKGFGADLTVTVEADGTRIITLKGEAELKPQVIDVPGDPSSAAFFIVAALVTPGSEVVIENVGLNPTRAGLVEVLRQMGGQIEFLDEREVGGEPVADLLVKHSALKGIEVDPAVAPAMIDEFPVLFVAAALAEGVTVTSGLDELRVKESDRLSAMAAALTLAGAGIEEREDGLVITGTGGAPLPGTPGDARVTTHLDHRIAMSMAIAGLGSRDGVEVDDTRPIATSFPNFEELLATLAG; encoded by the coding sequence ATGCGCCCCCGCCGTTTCCTGCCCGCAGGACCGCTGAAAGGACGCATCCGCGTGCCGGGCGACAAGTCGATCAGCCACCGCTCGATCATGCTGGGGGCACTGGCCGTGGGCGAAACCCGCGTGACCGGCCTGCTCGAAGGCGAGGACGTGCTGGCCACCGCCGCAGCCATGCGCGCGATGGGCGCCAGCGTGGAGCGCATCGGCGAAGGCGAGTGGCGGGTGAACGGCGTGGGCGTCGGCGCCCTGCTCCAGCCTGAAAGTCCGCTCGACATGGGCAATTCCGGCACCTCCACCCGCCTGCTGATGGGCCTCGTGGCCAGCCACCCGATCCATGTCAGCTTCACCGGCGATGCCTCGCTCTCCAAGCGCCCGATGGGCCGCGTGATCGATCCGCTCTCGGAAATGGGCGCGAGCTTCGAGGCGAGCGAAGGCGGCCGCCTGCCGCTGATCGTGCGCGGCGCCTCGCCCGCCGTGCCGATCACCTACCGCCTGCCGGTCGCCTCCGCCCAGGTAAAGAGCGCCGTGCTGCTGGCCGGCCTCAACACGCCGGGAATCACCACCGTGATCGAGCCGGTCCCCACGCGCGACCACTCCGAACGCATGCTCAAGGGCTTCGGCGCCGACCTCACCGTGACCGTGGAGGCCGACGGCACCCGCATCATCACGCTCAAGGGCGAGGCCGAACTCAAGCCGCAGGTCATCGACGTTCCGGGCGACCCTTCGTCCGCGGCGTTCTTCATCGTCGCCGCACTGGTCACGCCGGGCAGCGAGGTCGTGATCGAGAACGTCGGCCTCAACCCCACCCGCGCCGGCCTTGTCGAAGTGCTGCGCCAGATGGGGGGCCAGATCGAATTCCTGGACGAGCGCGAAGTGGGCGGCGAACCGGTCGCGGACCTGCTGGTGAAGCACTCGGCCCTCAAGGGCATCGAAGTGGATCCCGCCGTCGCCCCCGCCATGATCGACGAGTTCCCGGTCCTCTTCGTAGCCGCCGCGCTGGCCGAGGGTGTTACCGTGACGAGCGGACTCGACGAACTGCGCGTGAAGGAATCGGACCGGCTCTCCGCCATGGCCGCCGCGCTCACGCTGGCCGGCGCCGGGATCGAGGAGCGCGAGGACGGCCTCGTCATCACCGGCACCGGCGGCGCGCCCCTGCCCGGCACGCCGGGCGATGCCCGGGTCACGACGCATCTCGACCATCGCATCGCCATGTCCATGGCGATCGCGGGCCTCGGCAGCCGGGACGGCGTCGAAGTCGACGACACCCGCCCGATCGCCACCAGCTTCCCCAATTTCGAGGAACTTCTGGCAACGCTCGCCGGATAG
- a CDS encoding CBU_0592 family membrane protein, with protein sequence MPPSAIRPGACMILELPETLSNVLGFLGTACCILAYAYVTYEDRPNRYLQHGLNLAGAVLLLISLMVNVNLPSIAMESLWAVIAGCGLLKALLSRRKRLRPSDDTTLH encoded by the coding sequence ATGCCGCCTTCCGCCATTCGGCCGGGAGCCTGCATGATCCTCGAACTGCCGGAAACGCTCAGCAACGTCCTCGGCTTCCTGGGAACGGCCTGCTGCATTCTCGCCTATGCCTACGTCACTTATGAGGACAGGCCGAACCGCTACCTCCAGCACGGGCTCAACCTTGCCGGCGCGGTGCTGCTGCTGATCTCGCTGATGGTGAACGTGAACCTGCCCTCGATCGCGATGGAATCGCTCTGGGCGGTGATCGCCGGATGCGGCCTCCTGAAGGCTCTGCTGTCACGCCGCAAGCGGTTGCGCCCGTCGGACGACACGACCTTGCACTGA
- the ffh gene encoding signal recognition particle protein, translating into MFDSLSDRLGGVFDKLRGRGALKEQDVRDAMREVRIALLEADVALPVVRRFIDQVTEKAVGQSVLRSVTPGQQVVKIVNDALIEMLGGEETAELDLNAAPPVVIMMVGLQGSGKTTSTAKIARLLREKQGKKVLMASLDVNRPAAQEQLRVLGEQVGVATLPIIAGQQPTEIATRAMQSAKLQAVDVLMLDTAGRLHVDTQLMDEMKAVAAISNPRETLLVVDSLTGQDAVNVAQSFSGEVDLTGVVLTRMDGDARGGAALSMRAVTGKPIKFAGTGEKMEALEVFHPSRVANRILGMGDIVSIVEKAAEAVKIEDAEALAKRMEQGKFDMNDLRMQLGQMQKMGGLGALAGMMPGMKKAKAAMQASGMDDRVLLRMDAIIGSMTQKERANPALLNAKRKIRVANGSGTQVQDVNKILKMHQEMSKAMKQIKKMGGLKGLAAMFGKGGLDAAMPGLGGQGLGPGAAGLPGLGAGGPDLGKFLKK; encoded by the coding sequence ATGTTCGACAGCCTTTCGGATCGTCTCGGTGGCGTTTTCGACAAGCTGCGCGGTCGCGGCGCGCTCAAGGAGCAGGACGTTCGCGATGCCATGCGCGAAGTGCGCATCGCGCTGCTCGAAGCCGATGTCGCGCTCCCCGTCGTGCGCCGCTTCATCGACCAGGTTACCGAAAAGGCCGTTGGCCAGTCGGTGCTGCGCTCGGTCACGCCGGGCCAGCAGGTCGTCAAGATCGTCAACGATGCCCTGATCGAGATGCTCGGCGGCGAAGAGACCGCTGAACTCGATCTCAATGCCGCGCCCCCGGTCGTCATCATGATGGTCGGCCTTCAGGGCTCGGGCAAGACCACCAGCACCGCCAAGATCGCCCGCCTCCTCCGCGAGAAGCAGGGCAAGAAGGTTCTGATGGCCTCGCTGGACGTCAACCGTCCGGCCGCGCAGGAACAGCTTCGCGTCCTTGGCGAGCAGGTCGGCGTCGCCACCCTGCCGATCATCGCCGGCCAGCAGCCGACCGAGATCGCCACCCGTGCGATGCAGTCCGCCAAGCTGCAGGCCGTCGACGTGCTGATGCTCGATACCGCGGGCCGCCTGCATGTCGACACGCAGCTCATGGACGAGATGAAGGCGGTTGCCGCCATCTCGAACCCCCGTGAAACGCTGCTCGTGGTCGACTCGCTGACGGGTCAGGACGCGGTCAACGTCGCGCAGTCGTTCTCCGGCGAAGTCGATCTTACTGGCGTCGTGCTCACCCGCATGGATGGTGATGCGCGCGGCGGTGCGGCGCTGTCGATGCGGGCCGTCACCGGCAAGCCGATCAAGTTCGCGGGCACCGGCGAGAAGATGGAGGCCCTCGAGGTCTTCCACCCGAGCCGCGTCGCCAACCGCATCCTCGGCATGGGCGACATCGTCTCCATCGTCGAGAAGGCCGCCGAAGCGGTCAAGATCGAGGACGCCGAAGCGCTGGCGAAGCGCATGGAGCAGGGGAAGTTCGACATGAACGACCTGCGCATGCAGCTTGGCCAGATGCAGAAGATGGGCGGCCTCGGCGCGCTGGCAGGCATGATGCCGGGCATGAAGAAGGCCAAGGCGGCGATGCAGGCCTCGGGCATGGACGACCGCGTGTTGCTGCGCATGGACGCGATCATCGGTTCGATGACGCAGAAGGAGCGCGCCAACCCCGCGCTGCTCAATGCCAAGCGCAAGATCCGCGTCGCCAACGGTTCGGGCACCCAGGTGCAGGATGTGAACAAGATCCTGAAGATGCACCAGGAAATGTCCAAGGCCATGAAGCAGATCAAGAAGATGGGCGGCCTCAAGGGGCTGGCCGCGATGTTCGGCAAGGGCGGCCTCGATGCTGCCATGCCGGGCCTTGGCGGCCAGGGCCTCGGTCCCGGCGCGGCGGGCCTTCCCGGCCTCGGCGCCGGTGGTCCCGATCTCGGCAAGTTTCTGAAAAAGTAA
- the rimM gene encoding ribosome maturation factor RimM (Essential for efficient processing of 16S rRNA), which yields MAGQDRPVTLAAVTGAHGVTGEVRLKLFGEGVAALKRYRAFNDSTLTLAKLRDDGKGGAIARFEEVTDRNAAEKLRGTALTVPRSQMPELGEGEYYHADLLGLRAVSDAGEELGICIAIDNFGAGDVIEIERPVGEGEDGAKSARSRRFMVPMNETAVPEWDHERIVIAAAFADE from the coding sequence ATGGCTGGTCAAGACCGCCCCGTCACGCTTGCTGCCGTTACCGGCGCGCACGGCGTGACGGGCGAGGTTCGCCTCAAGCTGTTCGGTGAAGGCGTGGCCGCGCTCAAGCGCTACCGCGCCTTCAACGATTCCACCCTGACGCTCGCCAAGCTGCGCGACGACGGCAAGGGCGGCGCGATCGCTCGCTTCGAGGAAGTGACCGACCGCAACGCCGCCGAAAAGCTGCGCGGTACCGCGCTCACCGTTCCGCGCTCGCAAATGCCGGAACTGGGCGAGGGCGAGTATTACCACGCCGACCTGCTCGGCCTGCGCGCCGTTTCGGACGCGGGCGAGGAGCTTGGCATCTGCATCGCGATCGACAACTTCGGTGCCGGCGATGTGATCGAGATCGAGCGTCCGGTGGGTGAGGGCGAAGATGGTGCCAAAAGCGCCAGAAGCCGCCGCTTCATGGTGCCGATGAACGAAACCGCCGTTCCCGAATGGGATCATGAGCGGATCGTGATTGCCGCCGCCTTCGCGGATGAGTGA
- the mgtE gene encoding magnesium transporter — protein sequence MRTKGVMMVNDLFAGVTAGARPAKSGLYIADIVEMLQALAPQAAAAKLGRMADVRAVAVLDRPEFSAAPDVLALLPQPRAVQLLAQMAEDRAADVLAEMDEAVAGQLLGALAPEVRTSLRSLLAWPEDSAGGMMTTEFVAARISASVAEVLDLIRTVERSRETVYSVFLLDERGRLDATISLRRLIAAQPDSPAIDLARDREPVTVTPGTDREEVAHLIRRHDLLALPVVDDEGRPLGIVTVDDVLDALVAEHTEDVQKFGGLEAFDRPYLETGFFEMIRKRAGWLSVLFVSEMLTASAMQHFENELARAVVLTLFIPLIMSSGGNSGSQATSLIIRALAVGQVRLRDWWRVALRELPAGMVLGAILGTVGFVRIAAWQALGFYDYGSHWILIATTVSAGLVGIVTFGSLAGSMLPFLLQKLGFDPASASAPFVATLVDVTGLVIYFTIALAILSGTLL from the coding sequence GTGCGGACGAAAGGTGTGATGATGGTGAACGACCTCTTCGCCGGCGTGACCGCCGGTGCCCGTCCCGCCAAGAGCGGGCTCTATATTGCAGATATCGTCGAGATGCTTCAGGCGCTGGCGCCGCAGGCCGCTGCCGCCAAGCTCGGCCGCATGGCCGACGTGCGCGCCGTGGCTGTGCTTGACCGGCCCGAATTCTCGGCGGCTCCCGATGTCCTGGCCTTGCTGCCGCAGCCGCGCGCCGTCCAGCTTCTTGCGCAGATGGCGGAAGACCGGGCTGCCGACGTGCTTGCCGAAATGGACGAAGCCGTGGCTGGCCAGCTCCTCGGCGCCCTTGCTCCCGAAGTGCGCACTTCGCTGCGCAGCCTGCTGGCATGGCCGGAAGACAGCGCCGGCGGCATGATGACGACGGAGTTCGTCGCCGCACGGATTTCGGCCAGCGTGGCTGAAGTTCTCGATCTCATCCGTACGGTGGAGCGCAGCCGCGAGACGGTCTATTCGGTGTTCCTTCTCGACGAGCGGGGCCGCCTCGATGCCACGATCTCGCTGCGCCGCCTGATCGCCGCACAGCCCGATTCGCCGGCGATCGACCTTGCCCGGGACCGGGAGCCGGTAACGGTGACGCCCGGCACCGACCGCGAGGAGGTGGCTCACCTCATCCGGCGGCACGATCTTCTTGCGCTGCCGGTGGTGGACGACGAGGGGCGGCCCCTCGGGATCGTCACCGTGGATGACGTGCTTGACGCGCTGGTGGCCGAGCATACCGAGGACGTCCAGAAGTTCGGCGGACTGGAGGCGTTCGACCGCCCCTATCTCGAAACCGGCTTCTTCGAGATGATCCGCAAACGCGCGGGCTGGCTCAGCGTGCTGTTCGTTTCGGAAATGCTCACCGCCAGCGCCATGCAGCATTTCGAGAACGAACTGGCCCGTGCAGTGGTGCTGACGCTGTTCATCCCGCTGATCATGAGTTCGGGCGGCAACAGCGGCAGCCAGGCGACCTCGCTCATCATCCGGGCGCTTGCGGTCGGCCAGGTGCGCCTGCGCGACTGGTGGCGCGTGGCGCTGCGCGAACTGCCGGCGGGCATGGTGCTGGGCGCCATCCTCGGTACGGTGGGCTTCGTGCGCATCGCCGCGTGGCAGGCGCTGGGCTTCTATGATTACGGCAGCCACTGGATCCTGATCGCGACCACTGTTTCGGCCGGTCTTGTAGGGATCGTGACGTTCGGTTCGCTGGCGGGCTCGATGCTGCCGTTCCTGCTCCAGAAGCTGGGCTTCGATCCGGCCAGTGCATCGGCCCCGTTCGTCGCGACGCTCGTGGATGTCACGGGGCTGGTGATCTATTTCACCATCGCGCTTGCCATTCTATCCGGTACGCTGCTCTAG
- the gloB gene encoding hydroxyacylglutathione hydrolase, whose translation MLEVHQFPCLSDNYGYLLHDPASGETACIDTPDADEYLREAAHRGWQITQIWNTHWHPDHAGGNAAIKAVTNCTITAPQGDAARIDGVDRTVMQGDVVSLGDWKAQVIDVGGHTLGHCAYYIPGAQMAFVGDSVFALGCGRMFEGDPAQFWASLQRIKALPAGTMLYCAHEYTASNARFALHADPDNAELAAYADDIVRARAAGLPTVPAKLGRELLTNPFLRADDPALQARWAPEGSHGDAVATFAALREAKNSF comes from the coding sequence ATGCTCGAAGTCCACCAGTTTCCCTGTCTCAGCGACAATTACGGCTACCTGCTGCACGATCCGGCGAGCGGCGAAACCGCTTGCATCGATACCCCGGATGCCGACGAATATCTGCGCGAGGCCGCACACAGGGGCTGGCAGATCACCCAGATCTGGAACACCCACTGGCACCCCGATCACGCTGGCGGGAATGCGGCCATCAAGGCCGTCACCAACTGCACGATCACCGCGCCGCAGGGCGATGCCGCAAGGATCGACGGCGTGGACCGCACGGTGATGCAAGGCGACGTGGTTTCGCTGGGTGACTGGAAAGCCCAGGTTATCGACGTGGGCGGCCATACGCTGGGCCACTGCGCCTACTACATTCCCGGCGCTCAAATGGCTTTCGTCGGCGATTCGGTCTTTGCGCTGGGCTGCGGGCGCATGTTCGAAGGCGATCCGGCCCAGTTCTGGGCGAGCCTCCAGCGGATCAAGGCGCTTCCTGCGGGCACGATGCTCTACTGCGCGCACGAATATACCGCATCGAACGCCAGGTTCGCGCTTCACGCCGACCCCGACAATGCCGAGCTGGCAGCCTATGCCGACGATATCGTCCGCGCCCGGGCGGCCGGGCTGCCCACTGTTCCGGCCAAGCTGGGCCGCGAACTGCTCACCAACCCGTTCCTGCGCGCGGACGATCCGGCGCTGCAGGCGCGCTGGGCGCCGGAAGGGTCACATGGAGACGCGGTGGCTACATTCGCGGCCCTGCGGGAAGCCAAGAACAGCTTCTGA
- the rpsA gene encoding 30S ribosomal protein S1: MATSANPTRDDFAKMLDDQLGGVADDGFEGRVVKGTVTAIENDKAVIDVGLKSEGRVALREFARGEDDHGLKVGDEVEVYVDRVENADGEAMLSRDRARREAAWDKLENEFGEGKRVEGVIFGRVKGGFTVDLDGAVAFLPGSQVDIRPVRDVTPLMDVPQPFQILKMDRRRGNIVVSRRAVLEETRAEQRSELIDKLSEGQVIEGVVKNITDYGAFVDLGGIDGLLHVTDMSYKRVNHPSEVIAIGDTVKVQIIRINQDTQRISLGMKQLESDPWEGAAVKYPVGAKLSGTVTNITEYGAFVELEAGIEGLVHVSEMSWTKKNVHPGKIVSTSQEVEVVVLEVDSDKRRISLGLKQAQQNPWEAFAEKHPVGSQVEGEVKNATEFGLFIGLDGDVDGMVHMSDIAWGISGEDALALHRKGEQVSAVVLDVDVEKERISLGMKQLERGAPAAGGVAAAGGEGGLRRGQVTTVTVLEVRDGGLEVQAGDDGATGFIKRSDLGRDRDEQRPDRFQVGQKLDAMVTGFDRSKKPNFSVKARQLAEEKEAVEQYGSSDSGASLGDILGEALKNRS; the protein is encoded by the coding sequence ATGGCTACTTCTGCCAATCCCACTCGCGATGATTTCGCGAAGATGCTTGACGATCAGCTCGGCGGCGTCGCCGATGACGGCTTCGAAGGCCGCGTCGTCAAGGGTACCGTCACCGCCATCGAAAACGACAAGGCCGTCATCGACGTGGGCCTGAAGAGCGAGGGCCGCGTTGCCCTGCGCGAATTCGCCCGCGGTGAAGACGACCACGGCCTCAAGGTCGGTGACGAAGTCGAAGTTTACGTCGACCGCGTCGAAAACGCCGACGGTGAAGCGATGCTGTCGCGCGACCGCGCACGCCGCGAAGCCGCCTGGGACAAGCTCGAAAACGAATTCGGTGAAGGCAAGCGCGTCGAAGGCGTGATCTTCGGCCGCGTCAAGGGCGGCTTCACCGTCGACCTCGACGGCGCCGTTGCCTTCCTTCCCGGCTCGCAGGTCGACATCCGCCCCGTGCGCGACGTCACCCCGCTCATGGACGTGCCGCAGCCCTTCCAGATCCTCAAGATGGACCGTCGCCGTGGCAACATCGTCGTGTCGCGCCGCGCCGTCCTCGAAGAAACGCGCGCCGAACAGCGCAGCGAGCTGATCGACAAGCTGAGCGAAGGCCAGGTCATCGAAGGCGTCGTCAAGAACATCACCGACTACGGTGCGTTCGTTGACCTCGGCGGCATCGACGGCCTGCTCCATGTCACCGACATGAGCTACAAGCGCGTCAACCACCCGAGCGAAGTGATCGCCATCGGCGACACCGTGAAGGTCCAGATCATCCGCATCAACCAGGACACCCAGCGCATCAGCCTCGGCATGAAGCAGCTGGAAAGCGATCCGTGGGAAGGCGCAGCCGTCAAGTACCCGGTCGGCGCCAAGCTGTCGGGCACTGTCACGAACATCACCGAATACGGTGCCTTCGTGGAACTGGAAGCCGGCATCGAGGGCCTCGTCCACGTTTCGGAAATGTCCTGGACCAAGAAGAACGTCCACCCCGGCAAGATCGTCTCGACCTCGCAGGAAGTCGAAGTGGTCGTTCTCGAAGTCGATTCGGACAAGCGCCGCATCTCGCTCGGCCTCAAGCAGGCTCAGCAGAACCCCTGGGAAGCCTTCGCCGAGAAGCACCCCGTCGGTTCGCAGGTTGAAGGCGAAGTCAAGAACGCCACTGAATTCGGCCTGTTCATCGGTCTCGACGGCGACGTCGACGGCATGGTTCACATGTCGGACATCGCCTGGGGCATCTCGGGCGAAGACGCGCTGGCTCTGCACCGCAAGGGCGAGCAGGTTTCGGCCGTGGTTCTCGACGTCGACGTCGAGAAGGAACGCATCAGCCTCGGCATGAAGCAGCTTGAGCGCGGTGCTCCGGCAGCTGGCGGCGTTGCCGCAGCCGGCGGCGAAGGCGGCCTGCGTCGTGGCCAGGTCACCACCGTGACCGTCCTCGAAGTTCGCGACGGCGGTCTGGAAGTCCAGGCTGGCGACGATGGCGCCACCGGCTTCATCAAGCGTTCGGACCTCGGCCGCGACCGCGACGAGCAGCGCCCCGACCGCTTCCAGGTCGGCCAGAAGCTCGACGCCATGGTCACCGGTTTCGACCGTTCCAAGAAGCCCAACTTCTCGGTCAAGGCCCGCCAGCTGGCCGAAGAGAAGGAAGCCGTGGAACAGTACGGTTCGTCGGACTCGGGCGCTTCGCTCGGCGACATCCTCGGCGAAGCCCTCAAGAACCGTTCGTAA